A genomic window from Luteolibacter sp. LG18 includes:
- a CDS encoding AraC family transcriptional regulator: protein MNPFVSQQDFLAALAPGELLRLYDLMPDVSFFMKDTEGRFVALNRLGCQFCGVRSEQDAFGCTDRDFFPSRRAEEYMADDRAVIATGHPIVNRMEPAPEMEGSPHLVVTHKVPVRNRDGAVIGVAGFSRRVEEIRCASSVIRKLAEVVDRLHERFAETVSTAELAKQAGLSESQFERIFKKALGTSPRQYLQRIRIEHASRLLLETEETIASIAQRCGYYDHSHFCKTFAAQLGSAPSEYRKERQTSPVSGGLPESAGDAPAAGSRE, encoded by the coding sequence ATGAATCCTTTCGTCTCCCAGCAGGACTTTCTCGCGGCGCTGGCGCCCGGTGAACTACTGCGTCTCTACGATCTGATGCCGGACGTGTCGTTTTTCATGAAGGACACGGAAGGCCGGTTCGTGGCCCTCAACCGGTTGGGCTGCCAGTTCTGCGGCGTGCGATCAGAACAAGATGCATTCGGTTGCACCGACCGGGATTTCTTTCCCAGCCGCCGTGCCGAGGAATACATGGCGGATGACCGGGCGGTGATCGCCACGGGACATCCGATCGTCAACCGGATGGAACCGGCCCCCGAGATGGAAGGATCGCCTCATCTGGTGGTCACCCACAAGGTTCCCGTGCGGAACCGGGACGGGGCGGTCATTGGCGTGGCGGGCTTTTCCCGGAGAGTCGAGGAGATCCGCTGTGCCAGCAGCGTGATCCGGAAGCTGGCCGAGGTGGTGGACCGCCTCCACGAGCGGTTCGCGGAAACGGTCAGCACCGCGGAGCTGGCGAAGCAAGCCGGCCTTTCAGAGAGCCAGTTCGAACGGATTTTCAAGAAGGCCCTCGGCACCAGCCCGCGGCAGTATCTCCAGCGCATCCGGATCGAGCACGCTTCGCGGCTCCTGCTGGAGACCGAGGAAACGATCGCCTCGATCGCGCAACGGTGCGGCTATTACGATCACTCCCACTTTTGCAAAACCTTCGCCGCCCAGCTCGGGAGCGCTCCTTCCGAATACCGCAAGGAGCGCCAGACTTCGCCGGTGAGCGGTGGCTTGCCGGAATCCGCCGGGGATGCCCCGGCGGCCGGTTCACGCGAATAG